In Cydia strobilella chromosome 22, ilCydStro3.1, whole genome shotgun sequence, one genomic interval encodes:
- the LOC134751564 gene encoding tubulin alpha chain-like, with the protein MRECISVHVGQAGVQIGNACWELYCLEHGIQPDGQMPTDKNIGGGDDSFNTFFSETGAGKHVPRAVFVDLEPTVVDEVRTGTYRQLFHPEQLITGKEDAANNYARGHYTIGKEIVDLVLDRIRKLADQCTGLQGFLIFHSFGGGTGSGFTSLLMERLSVDYGKKSKLEFAIYPAPQVSTAVVEPYNSILTTHTTLEHSDCAFMVDNEAIYDICRRNLDIERPTYTNLNRLIGQIVSSITASLRFDGALNVDLTEFQTNLVPYPRIHFPLVTYAPVISAEKAYHEQLSVAEITNACFEPANQMVKCDPRHGKYMACCMLYRGDVVPKDVNAAIATIKTKRTIQFVDWCPTGFKVGINYQPPTVVPGGDLAKVQRAVCMLSNTTAIAEAWARLDHKFDLMYAKRAFVHWYVGEGMEEGEFSEAREDLAALEKDYEEVGMDSVEGEGEGAEEY; encoded by the exons ATG CGTGAGTGCATCTCAGTACACGTTGGCCAAGCCGGAGTCCAGATCGGCAATGCCTGCTGGGAACTCTACTGCCTGGAGCATGGCATCCAGCCTGATGGCCAGATGCCCACAGACAAGAACATCGGGGGTGGTGACGACTCCTTCAACACCTTCTTCAGCGAGACTGGAGCTGGCAAGCACGTGCCTCGAGCCGTGTTTGTGGACTTGGAACCTACTGTAGTTG ATGAGGTCCGCACCGGCACATACAGACAGTTATTTCACCCAGAACAACTTATCACTGGTAAGGAAGACGCGGCCAACAACTACGCTCGCGGCCACTACACCATCGGCAAGGAAATCGTCGACCTAGTGCTCGACCGCATCCGCAAGCTCGCCGACCAGTGCACCGGTCTCCAGGGCTTCCTCATCTTCCACTCTTTCGGAGGTGGCACCGGCTCCGGCTTCACTTCTCTCCTCATGGAACGTCTCTCGGTCGACTACGGAAAGAAGTCCAAACTCGAGTTCGCCATCTACCCCGCGCCCCAGGTCTCTACTGCTGTAGTCGAGCCATACAACTCCATTCTCACCACCCACACGACTCTCGAGCACTCCGACTGCGCCTTCATGGTCGACAACGAGGCTATCTATGACATCTGCCGCCGCAACTTGGACATCGAGCGCCCGACCTACACCAACCTGAACAGGCTGATCGGCCAGATCGTGTCCTCCATTACGGCCTCCCTGCGTTTCGACGGCGCCCTCAACGTCGATCTGACCGAGTTCCAGACCAACTTGGTGCCGTACCCGCGTATCCACTTCCCGCTGGTCACTTACGCGCCGGTCATCTCCGCCGAGAAGGCTTATCACGAGCAGCTCTCAGTGGCGGAAATAACTAACGCTTGCTTCGAACCGGCCAACCAGATGGTGAAATGCGACCCGCGCCACGGCAAATACATGGCGTGCTGCATGTTGTACCGCGGTGACGTCGTACCCAAGGACGTTAACGCGGCCATCGCCACCATCAAGACCAAGCGTACGATTCAGTTCGTGGACTGGTGCCCTACCGGTTTCAAGGTCGGCATCAACTACCAGCCGCCTACCGTGGTGCCCGGTGGCGACTTGGCGAAGGTGCAGCGTGCCGTGTGCATGTTGTCCAACACCACCGCCATCGCCGAGGCCTGGGCGCGCCTGGACCACAAGTTCGACCTCATGTACGCCAAGCGCGCCTTCGTGCACTGGTACGTGGGTGAGGGTATGGAGGAGGGAGAGTTCTCCGAGGCCCGCGAGGATCTGGCCGCTCTCGAGAAGGACTACGAGGAGGTCGGCATGGACTCCGTAGAGGGAGAGGGCGAGGGTGCTGAGGAATATTAA